The following coding sequences lie in one Halogeometricum rufum genomic window:
- a CDS encoding DUF7388 family protein: protein MLTGERSVSQTGLDAVALKPKECDVRAALDTPFDTVAVDYEGREHLPDADVLRELAADREVRLTTPVRADGFDPTGDDELWDWIPDGVRRVLVAGHGAYLTEAEAKRAVSPRLAAGVERAPDAWVGTEGIERVALAVGGTQYELLSRRTVSNLRALRATGYDGEIAVYAPTVLTDDEDAILDAVGAYAARRRPVANALPEGAATDSNAAGRAREVMTTAVRDYALVGDVDTVSERVAALKDAGADLVVGYPARGPAEFAE, encoded by the coding sequence ATGTTGACCGGTGAGCGTAGCGTCTCGCAGACGGGTCTCGACGCGGTGGCCCTGAAGCCGAAAGAGTGCGACGTGCGGGCGGCCCTCGACACGCCGTTCGACACCGTCGCCGTCGACTACGAGGGTCGCGAACACCTCCCCGATGCGGACGTCCTCCGCGAACTCGCCGCCGACCGGGAGGTCCGCCTCACGACGCCCGTCCGCGCCGACGGCTTCGACCCGACCGGCGACGACGAACTGTGGGACTGGATTCCCGATGGGGTCCGCCGCGTCCTCGTGGCGGGCCACGGCGCCTACCTCACCGAGGCGGAGGCGAAGCGAGCCGTCTCCCCGCGCCTCGCGGCCGGCGTCGAACGCGCGCCGGACGCGTGGGTCGGCACCGAGGGCATCGAACGCGTCGCCCTCGCCGTCGGCGGGACGCAGTACGAACTGCTCTCGCGGCGGACCGTCTCGAACCTCCGCGCCCTCCGGGCCACGGGCTACGACGGCGAGATAGCCGTCTACGCGCCGACCGTCCTCACCGACGACGAGGACGCCATCCTCGACGCCGTCGGCGCGTACGCCGCGCGGCGGCGACCCGTCGCCAACGCGTTGCCCGAGGGGGCGGCGACGGACTCGAACGCCGCGGGCCGCGCCCGCGAGGTGATGACCACCGCCGTCCGCGACTACGCCCTCGTCGGTGACGTCGACACCGTGAGCGAACGGGTCGCGGCGTTGAAGGACGCGGGCGCGGACCTGGTCGTCGGCTACCCCGCCCGCGGCCCGGCGGAGTTCGCTGAGTAG
- a CDS encoding creatininase family protein gives MSRDDSTHLHEHTTTTAADRLDAAAVALLPTGAIEQHGPALPLGTDYLAARAVADAVDRSDVVVLPPVPVGVSAHHRQFHGTLAVSPETFADYVAETVESLAGHGVRKAVVVNGHGGNDDALHRAARRLRRAETAFAVPWNWWSNLADLTEDLFGTDGIGHADEVETSMVYAVAEELVRGGALADAEDRGADSWGVDVAGASLPYDTADFTDSGAVGRPTRASVEAGERLFEAATDELETLVEWLADRPFESLLPPEHR, from the coding sequence ATGTCACGGGACGACTCGACACACCTCCACGAACACACGACGACCACCGCGGCGGACAGACTCGACGCCGCCGCCGTCGCCCTCCTGCCGACGGGCGCGATAGAGCAGCACGGGCCCGCCCTCCCGTTGGGCACGGACTACCTCGCCGCCCGCGCCGTCGCCGACGCGGTGGACCGGTCGGACGTGGTCGTCCTGCCGCCGGTTCCGGTCGGCGTGAGCGCGCACCACCGGCAGTTCCACGGCACCCTCGCCGTCTCGCCGGAGACGTTCGCCGACTACGTCGCGGAGACGGTGGAGAGTCTCGCCGGCCACGGGGTCCGAAAGGCCGTCGTCGTCAACGGGCACGGCGGGAACGACGACGCCCTGCACCGCGCCGCCCGCCGCCTGCGACGCGCGGAGACGGCGTTCGCCGTCCCGTGGAACTGGTGGTCGAACCTCGCGGACCTGACCGAGGACCTGTTCGGCACCGACGGCATCGGCCACGCCGACGAGGTGGAGACGAGCATGGTGTACGCCGTCGCCGAGGAGTTGGTCCGCGGGGGCGCCCTCGCGGACGCCGAGGACCGCGGGGCCGACTCGTGGGGCGTCGACGTGGCGGGGGCGTCGCTCCCGTACGACACCGCCGACTTCACCGACAGCGGTGCCGTCGGCCGACCAACCCGCGCGTCCGTCGAGGCGGGCGAGCGACTGTTCGAGGCGGCGACCGACGAGTTGGAGACGCTGGTCGAGTGGCTCGCCGACCGGCCGTTCGAGTCGCTCCTGCCCCCCGAACACCGATGA
- a CDS encoding NAD(P)/FAD-dependent oxidoreductase, which produces MTGRERDTASGDGGVDDELARPFDVPDGSGRRVAVVGAGAVGLTAAADLATAGASVTVYERGDVGAGSSGRAAGVLYDAYAEDVDARMGARALARFRAFDGERGFSVTPCPYVFLAHESDERTGDAIAETAGRMRVHGRDVTTTDGDGLRDRFGDALRTADVGTAAVAAGAMWTDPASYVAATAARAREAGVEIRTDTEVGVRTDPPGVVRDGAVTERYDAVLVAAGAHTGRMLADAGVSLATKPYRVQALVSRRRYDGPICYDATEGAYFRPHPEGLLAGDGTETVAADPDAWDRAGDDWFVADATAVLEARAGHDADVARAWAGLCTATPDRKPLLGAVADGVYVATGWHGHGFMWSPASGEAVAAAMLGGDALPDAFDPRRFDGSEEFEVVEGMAVE; this is translated from the coding sequence ATGACGGGCCGCGAACGCGACACGGCGTCCGGCGACGGCGGCGTCGACGACGAACTCGCCCGACCGTTCGACGTGCCCGACGGGTCGGGCAGACGAGTCGCCGTCGTCGGCGCGGGCGCGGTGGGTCTGACGGCGGCGGCGGACCTCGCGACGGCGGGCGCGTCGGTGACGGTGTACGAACGCGGCGACGTGGGCGCGGGGTCGTCGGGCCGCGCGGCGGGCGTCCTCTACGACGCGTACGCCGAGGACGTGGACGCGCGGATGGGCGCCCGCGCCCTCGCCCGGTTCCGCGCGTTCGACGGCGAACGCGGCTTCTCCGTCACGCCCTGCCCGTACGTCTTCCTCGCGCACGAGTCGGACGAGCGAACCGGCGACGCCATCGCCGAGACGGCCGGGCGGATGCGCGTCCACGGCCGCGACGTGACGACGACGGACGGCGACGGCCTCCGCGACCGGTTCGGCGACGCCCTCCGCACCGCCGACGTGGGAACCGCCGCCGTCGCCGCCGGCGCGATGTGGACCGACCCGGCGTCGTACGTCGCCGCGACGGCCGCCCGCGCCCGGGAGGCGGGCGTCGAGATTCGCACCGATACCGAAGTCGGCGTCCGCACCGACCCGCCGGGCGTCGTCCGCGACGGCGCGGTCACCGAACGCTACGACGCCGTCCTCGTCGCGGCGGGCGCGCACACGGGACGGATGCTCGCCGACGCGGGCGTCTCCCTCGCCACGAAACCCTACCGCGTGCAGGCACTCGTCAGCAGACGCCGGTACGACGGGCCCATCTGCTACGACGCCACCGAGGGGGCGTACTTCCGGCCGCACCCCGAGGGCCTCCTCGCGGGCGACGGGACGGAGACGGTGGCGGCCGACCCCGACGCGTGGGACCGCGCGGGCGACGACTGGTTCGTGGCGGACGCGACGGCCGTCCTCGAAGCGCGGGCGGGGCACGACGCCGACGTGGCGCGGGCGTGGGCCGGTCTCTGCACCGCGACGCCCGACCGAAAGCCGTTGCTCGGCGCCGTCGCCGACGGCGTCTACGTGGCGACCGGGTGGCACGGCCACGGCTTCATGTGGTCGCCGGCGTCCGGAGAGGCGGTCGCGGCGGCGATGCTCGGCGGCGACGCGTTGCCGGACGCGTTCGACCCGCGCAGGTTCGACGGGTCAGAAGAGTTCGAGGTGGTGGAGGGGATGGCCGTCGAGTGA
- a CDS encoding Hsp20/alpha crystallin family protein, which translates to MSGLKEFGESAARSVLERIGRGVSRVQERKPLPYDLLESDDAYLVVFDAPGVQRSDVQVRFLDGEVQVRIDRFRDFHEGFEMRFPGRGLSLDGSAELPDDAAVDARGATATLGANGTLRVEIPKDEQARNVEVTDEDETTDVGVEATGSATDIDATDSGVESTDSTDADEDAAGSEGEHDGHDEHGTAETDGEHDAADGEDDDGNDAGLDR; encoded by the coding sequence ATGAGCGGACTCAAAGAGTTCGGCGAATCCGCCGCACGGAGCGTCCTCGAACGCATCGGCCGCGGTGTCAGCCGCGTGCAGGAGCGAAAGCCCCTGCCGTACGACCTGTTGGAGAGCGACGACGCCTACCTCGTCGTCTTCGACGCGCCCGGGGTCCAGCGAAGCGACGTGCAGGTTCGCTTCCTCGACGGCGAGGTGCAGGTCCGAATCGACCGCTTCCGCGACTTCCACGAGGGGTTCGAGATGCGCTTCCCGGGTCGCGGCCTGTCGCTCGACGGAAGCGCGGAACTCCCCGACGACGCCGCCGTCGACGCCCGCGGCGCGACGGCGACGCTGGGCGCCAACGGGACGCTCCGCGTCGAGATACCGAAGGACGAACAGGCGCGAAACGTCGAAGTCACCGACGAGGACGAGACGACCGACGTGGGGGTCGAGGCGACGGGTTCCGCGACGGACATCGACGCGACGGACTCGGGGGTCGAGTCGACCGACTCGACCGACGCGGACGAGGACGCCGCCGGCAGCGAGGGCGAACACGACGGACACGACGAACACGGGACGGCCGAGACGGACGGCGAACACGACGCCGCCGACGGCGAGGACGACGACGGAAACGACGCCGGACTGGACCGGTAA
- a CDS encoding DUF7559 family protein: MPATLEVKCTDSDCELDMFEMHYTYDMPDDVSVEDFACPYCRGTDCLEAIEL; this comes from the coding sequence ATGCCTGCGACCCTCGAAGTGAAGTGTACGGATTCGGACTGCGAGTTGGACATGTTCGAGATGCACTACACGTACGACATGCCGGACGACGTGAGCGTCGAGGACTTCGCCTGTCCGTACTGCCGAGGGACCGACTGCCTCGAAGCCATCGAACTGTAA
- a CDS encoding GNAT family N-acetyltransferase: MSDEEPTVTVRPAEPADASAIRDIYAPFVRETPVTFATEVPSVDAMREKIRRKLSADAYPWYVATLETDAADRRVVGYAYGGSLRERDAYQWAVETSVYVDPAVQRGGVGSALYGRLFETLREQGYVAAYAALAAPNPESAAFHEAVGFDHLGRFPAAGFKLGAWHDIEWYRRPLREAPADPDPPRPVSAADPAFGDD, translated from the coding sequence ATGAGCGACGAGGAGCCGACGGTGACCGTCCGTCCTGCCGAGCCGGCGGACGCGAGCGCGATACGGGACATCTACGCCCCGTTCGTTCGCGAGACGCCCGTCACGTTCGCCACCGAGGTGCCGTCAGTCGACGCGATGCGGGAGAAGATACGCCGCAAACTGTCGGCCGACGCCTACCCGTGGTACGTCGCGACGCTGGAGACGGACGCCGCCGACCGGCGCGTCGTCGGCTACGCCTACGGCGGGTCGCTCCGCGAACGCGACGCCTACCAGTGGGCCGTCGAGACGTCCGTCTACGTGGACCCGGCCGTCCAGCGAGGCGGCGTCGGGAGCGCGCTGTACGGCCGCCTGTTCGAGACGCTCCGCGAACAGGGCTACGTCGCCGCCTACGCCGCCCTCGCGGCGCCGAACCCCGAGAGCGCGGCGTTCCACGAGGCGGTGGGCTTCGACCACCTCGGCCGCTTCCCGGCCGCGGGGTTCAAACTCGGCGCGTGGCACGACATCGAGTGGTACCGAAGGCCCCTGCGCGAGGCGCCCGCCGACCCCGACCCGCCGCGTCCCGTCTCGGCCGCCGACCCCGCGTTCGGCGACGACTGA
- a CDS encoding DUF429 domain-containing protein, with amino-acid sequence MSAFSVPSSHSGVTAFHPPTTVYGVDFSGARRAGDSTYLAEATADGDVLRVESVAAAPSRLGTDAARESVLPALRSFVAEAGPRAAFGLDFSFGLPAFLLDAAHVADWDAFVRWFPDGFADPSAFADWAGSVAADRDGDRTYYRRETDRRVGATSPYHFFVKAQTFYGVRDVLKPLVTDGSVRVLPMHAPDPATPWVLEAYPAATLERLGGHRERYKTADAAGRRRRAANLDALESAGATAPGTVTVAPDVRTAAVDDADGDALDAVVAAVAAWHHTRDAGRLSPDGTAWRREGHIFAGPSRTE; translated from the coding sequence GTGAGCGCTTTCTCCGTCCCGTCCTCCCACTCCGGCGTGACCGCGTTCCACCCGCCGACCACCGTCTACGGCGTCGACTTCAGCGGCGCGCGCCGCGCCGGCGACTCGACGTACCTCGCCGAAGCGACGGCCGACGGCGACGTCCTCCGGGTCGAATCTGTCGCCGCGGCACCGTCGCGACTGGGGACGGACGCCGCCCGCGAGTCGGTCCTGCCCGCCCTCCGGTCGTTCGTCGCCGAGGCAGGGCCCCGGGCCGCGTTCGGTCTGGACTTCTCCTTCGGTCTCCCGGCGTTCCTGCTCGACGCGGCCCACGTGGCCGACTGGGACGCGTTCGTCCGCTGGTTCCCGGACGGCTTCGCGGACCCGAGCGCGTTCGCCGACTGGGCTGGGTCGGTGGCCGCCGACCGAGACGGCGACCGGACGTACTACCGCCGCGAGACGGACCGTCGGGTCGGCGCCACCTCGCCGTACCACTTCTTCGTGAAGGCCCAGACGTTCTACGGGGTCCGCGACGTGTTGAAACCCCTCGTGACGGACGGGTCGGTCCGCGTCCTGCCGATGCACGCCCCGGACCCAGCGACGCCGTGGGTGCTCGAAGCCTACCCCGCGGCGACGCTCGAACGCCTCGGCGGGCACCGCGAACGCTACAAGACGGCCGACGCGGCGGGCCGACGGCGGCGCGCGGCGAATCTGGACGCCCTCGAATCGGCGGGGGCGACGGCCCCGGGCACGGTGACCGTCGCCCCCGACGTTCGGACCGCGGCCGTCGACGACGCCGACGGTGACGCCCTCGACGCCGTCGTCGCCGCGGTGGCGGCGTGGCACCACACCCGCGACGCGGGGCGACTCAGTCCCGACGGGACGGCGTGGCGGCGCGAGGGGCACATCTTCGCCGGACCGTCCCGAACCGAGTGA
- a CDS encoding hemolysin family protein → MGSPVLTAAYEAGITQFTVPILGVELGQGEITAIGILLILLLLMGSGFFSSSEIALFSLPTHQIDAMVERGERGAQAVKTLKEDPHRLLVTILVGNNMVNITMSSISTTLVGFYFDPGTAVLVSSFGITSMVLIFGESAPKSYAVENTELHARRVARGLRVVEKVLWPLITLFYYLTTFINRLTGGGASIESSYVSREEIRNMIKTGEREGILNEEERQMLQRTLRFTDASAKEVMTPRLDMAAIPTDLTVDAAIRECIQSGHARLPAYDGSLDNVVGVFDIRDLQESDYGSFDDLEVADVVSPTLHVPESKNVDELLSEMRENRLHMVIVIDEFGATEGLITLEDVLEEIVGEILVGDEEHPIEFVDDDTAVVDGSVNVDAVNEALDIVLPEGEEFETIAGFLFNRAGRLVEQNEAFDYENVTLRAEQVENTRIQKVRVTVDRPSAEAVEAESPDGEDDTD, encoded by the coding sequence ATGGGGTCGCCTGTACTCACAGCCGCATACGAGGCCGGTATCACACAGTTCACCGTGCCGATCCTCGGCGTCGAACTGGGGCAAGGGGAGATAACCGCGATCGGTATCCTCCTGATTCTGCTGCTCCTCATGGGGTCGGGGTTCTTCTCCTCGTCGGAGATAGCGCTGTTCTCGCTGCCGACGCACCAGATAGACGCGATGGTCGAGCGGGGTGAACGCGGTGCGCAGGCGGTCAAGACCCTCAAAGAGGACCCCCACCGGTTGCTCGTGACGATTCTCGTCGGCAACAACATGGTCAACATCACGATGTCCTCCATCTCGACGACCCTCGTCGGCTTCTACTTCGACCCGGGGACCGCGGTCCTCGTCTCGTCGTTCGGCATCACCTCGATGGTCCTGATATTCGGCGAGAGCGCCCCGAAATCCTACGCCGTCGAGAACACCGAACTGCACGCACGGCGCGTCGCCCGGGGACTGCGCGTCGTCGAGAAGGTGCTGTGGCCGCTCATCACCCTGTTCTACTACCTGACGACGTTCATAAACAGGCTCACCGGCGGCGGGGCGTCCATCGAGTCGTCGTACGTCAGCCGCGAGGAGATTCGGAACATGATAAAGACGGGCGAACGCGAGGGCATCCTCAACGAGGAGGAACGCCAGATGCTCCAGCGCACCCTGCGGTTCACCGACGCCTCCGCCAAGGAGGTGATGACCCCTCGCCTCGACATGGCGGCCATCCCCACGGACCTGACCGTCGACGCTGCCATCAGGGAGTGTATCCAGTCCGGGCACGCCCGTCTGCCGGCCTACGACGGGTCGCTCGACAACGTGGTCGGCGTCTTCGACATCCGCGACCTGCAGGAGTCCGACTACGGCTCCTTCGACGACCTCGAGGTGGCGGACGTGGTCAGTCCGACGCTCCACGTCCCCGAGTCGAAGAACGTCGACGAACTCCTCTCGGAGATGCGCGAGAACCGCCTGCACATGGTCATCGTCATCGACGAGTTCGGCGCCACCGAGGGCCTCATCACGCTCGAAGACGTGCTCGAGGAGATCGTCGGCGAGATACTGGTGGGCGACGAGGAGCATCCCATCGAGTTCGTCGACGACGACACCGCCGTCGTGGACGGGTCGGTCAACGTCGACGCGGTCAACGAGGCCCTCGACATCGTCCTGCCGGAGGGAGAGGAGTTCGAGACCATCGCGGGCTTCCTGTTCAACCGCGCGGGCCGCCTCGTCGAACAGAACGAGGCGTTCGACTACGAGAACGTGACGCTGCGGGCCGAGCAGGTGGAGAACACCCGCATCCAGAAGGTCCGCGTGACCGTCGACCGCCCCAGCGCGGAGGCCGTCGAAGCGGAGTCACCGGACGGCGAGGACGACACCGACTGA
- a CDS encoding radical SAM protein, translating to MTDPADLSVTLVDGYVDEPAHFGVPPYISTYPRFTAGALVDAGVPEENVTYHTIDELRDDRQKWADVADADLLLYIGGMTVPGKYVGGTPAEPDEVRELAWTADGVSVMGGPIRFGVGEENAGAQEMTRQNLDYDYLAMADVEAAAYDLVDSGLEGFDNRYRDNEELDRWAAKGAFVVEQHPNHPDYLICEMETSRGCAYRCSFCTEPMYGNPAFRSAESVVKEVENLSNRGAKHFRLGRQADILAFGGDGEAPNPDALRRLYRGIREVAPDLETLHLDNMNPITVVEWPEKSRECIRIIAEHNTPGDTAAFGLESADPVVQEQNTLNVTADECFEAVKIVNEEAGWRPGEDPADAPTHGADASNRLPKLLPGINLLHGLKGEREETFAHNKRFLHRVYDAGLMVRRINIRQVMAFEGTEMAEEGANIAENHKQLFQEYKREVREEIDRPMLKRVAPLGTVLPNVHLEYHQDGRTFGRQLGTYPLLVGIPGERELGRTIDVAVVDHGYRSVTGVPHPLDPNEASMDELTAIPGIGKRTAGDIVVNRPYASADEVTAADVDLSKLTGSYPVEPRAD from the coding sequence ATGACCGACCCGGCCGACCTGTCCGTGACGCTCGTGGACGGGTACGTCGACGAACCGGCGCACTTCGGCGTGCCGCCGTACATCTCGACGTACCCCCGCTTTACGGCCGGTGCCCTCGTCGACGCCGGCGTCCCCGAGGAGAACGTCACCTACCACACCATCGACGAACTCCGCGACGACAGACAGAAGTGGGCCGACGTGGCCGACGCGGACCTGCTGCTCTACATCGGCGGGATGACCGTCCCCGGGAAGTACGTCGGCGGCACGCCGGCCGAACCGGACGAGGTGCGCGAACTCGCCTGGACCGCCGACGGCGTCAGCGTCATGGGCGGCCCAATCCGCTTCGGCGTCGGCGAGGAGAACGCCGGCGCACAGGAGATGACGCGACAGAACCTCGACTACGACTACCTCGCGATGGCCGACGTGGAGGCGGCGGCGTACGACCTCGTCGACAGCGGTCTGGAGGGGTTCGACAACCGCTACCGCGACAACGAGGAACTGGACCGCTGGGCCGCCAAGGGGGCGTTCGTCGTCGAACAGCACCCGAACCACCCTGACTACCTCATCTGCGAGATGGAGACGTCTCGGGGCTGTGCGTACCGGTGTTCGTTCTGCACGGAACCGATGTACGGCAACCCCGCGTTCCGGTCGGCCGAGTCGGTCGTCAAGGAGGTGGAGAACCTCTCGAACAGGGGGGCCAAGCACTTCCGCCTCGGCCGGCAGGCCGACATCCTCGCGTTCGGCGGCGACGGCGAGGCGCCGAACCCCGACGCCCTCCGCCGACTGTACCGGGGGATTCGCGAGGTGGCTCCCGACCTGGAGACGCTCCACCTCGACAACATGAACCCCATCACGGTGGTGGAGTGGCCCGAGAAGTCCCGCGAGTGCATCCGCATCATCGCCGAGCACAACACGCCGGGCGACACCGCGGCGTTCGGCCTGGAGTCGGCCGACCCGGTGGTGCAGGAGCAGAACACGCTCAACGTCACCGCCGACGAGTGCTTCGAGGCGGTGAAAATCGTGAACGAGGAGGCCGGGTGGCGGCCGGGCGAGGACCCCGCGGACGCGCCGACGCACGGCGCGGACGCCTCGAACCGCCTGCCGAAACTCCTCCCGGGCATCAACCTCCTGCACGGACTGAAGGGCGAACGCGAGGAGACGTTCGCGCACAACAAGCGCTTCCTGCACCGCGTCTACGACGCCGGTCTGATGGTTCGCCGCATCAACATCCGGCAGGTGATGGCGTTCGAGGGCACCGAGATGGCGGAGGAGGGCGCGAACATCGCCGAGAACCACAAGCAACTGTTCCAGGAGTACAAGCGGGAGGTCCGCGAGGAGATAGACCGACCGATGCTGAAGCGCGTCGCCCCCCTCGGAACCGTCCTCCCGAACGTCCACCTGGAGTACCATCAGGACGGGCGCACGTTCGGCCGGCAGTTGGGGACGTACCCCCTCCTCGTCGGCATCCCGGGCGAACGCGAACTCGGGCGGACCATCGACGTGGCCGTCGTGGACCACGGCTACCGCTCGGTCACCGGCGTCCCGCATCCGCTGGATCCCAACGAGGCAAGCATGGACGAACTGACGGCCATCCCGGGCATCGGCAAGCGCACCGCGGGCGACATCGTCGTCAACCGGCCGTACGCCTCCGCGGACGAGGTGACGGCCGCCGACGTGGACCTCTCGAAACTCACCGGGAGCTATCCGGTGGAACCGCGGGCGGACTGA
- a CDS encoding SHOCT domain-containing protein has protein sequence MSPPLSAGTGGTLARYTPDSRTWRRRVAVVAAVTAPLAAYAALAIVSGVKSGIVYNLLIAVFGLLALTLPAVAVAALLAPDSESARATPSRDADSVETLKRRYAAGEIGDEEFERRLDALVETERPSEGATRGTRSSRGRTRASGEVESSRR, from the coding sequence ATGAGCCCTCCACTCTCCGCCGGCACCGGCGGAACGCTCGCCAGATACACGCCCGACAGTCGGACGTGGCGGCGTCGGGTCGCCGTCGTCGCGGCGGTCACGGCACCGCTGGCGGCCTACGCCGCACTCGCCATCGTCTCCGGCGTGAAGTCCGGCATCGTGTACAATCTTCTCATCGCGGTGTTTGGGCTCCTCGCGCTGACGCTCCCCGCGGTAGCGGTGGCCGCACTGCTCGCGCCCGACTCCGAATCGGCCCGCGCGACGCCCTCCCGCGACGCCGACTCGGTGGAGACGCTCAAGCGGCGGTACGCCGCCGGCGAGATCGGCGACGAGGAGTTCGAGCGACGGCTGGACGCCCTCGTCGAGACCGAGCGTCCGAGCGAGGGCGCGACGCGCGGAACGCGGTCGAGTCGCGGTCGGACGCGGGCGTCCGGAGAAGTCGAGTCGTCACGTCGGTAG
- a CDS encoding TRAM domain-containing protein, which yields MEISDKLLCLFNTDVRAEDDRYVVEIPKREVESGTVEPGETYRVALISREAIEEAESSESSSTSTPSSEPQPPVEVGELRYVEIEDIGKQGDGIARVERGYVIIVPGAEVGDRVKIEVTEVKSNFAVGEVIEEDF from the coding sequence GTGGAAATCTCAGATAAACTCCTGTGTCTGTTCAACACCGACGTGCGCGCGGAGGACGACCGGTACGTGGTCGAGATTCCGAAGCGCGAAGTCGAATCCGGGACCGTCGAACCCGGCGAAACGTATCGCGTCGCTCTCATCTCTCGCGAGGCAATCGAGGAGGCCGAATCGTCCGAGTCGAGTAGCACGTCGACGCCCTCGTCCGAACCGCAACCGCCGGTCGAGGTGGGCGAACTCCGCTACGTCGAGATAGAGGACATCGGCAAGCAGGGCGACGGCATCGCACGCGTCGAACGCGGGTACGTCATCATCGTCCCCGGCGCGGAGGTGGGCGACCGCGTGAAGATAGAGGTCACCGAGGTCAAGTCCAACTTCGCCGTCGGCGAAGTCATCGAAGAGGACTTCTAA
- a CDS encoding YkgJ family cysteine cluster protein, producing MSQSPTLEEELERARDLSVSDLADAIESIGFECTRCGACCTGHGPEADREPHTATVFPDEVRELQAATADHAGDETGDAGDETDGAGRDEDAPADASTEWRDVARPMPYGLTDGDDGPEGETFEWALQTDACGDCVFYEETETDGETTGACSVHADRPLICETYPFSVALDGTSQPMGEAVDSVTLPARGDADEAGDAAETVRAHECEGLGRDISRADAEELAAALKERAVRELTEAVGVRDTYEPARPGPGEVVVHDSEGAKRPDGTSVDD from the coding sequence GTGAGCCAGAGCCCGACGCTGGAGGAGGAACTCGAACGCGCCCGCGACCTCTCCGTCTCCGACCTCGCGGACGCCATCGAGTCCATCGGCTTCGAGTGCACTCGCTGCGGCGCCTGCTGTACGGGCCACGGCCCCGAAGCGGACCGGGAACCGCACACGGCGACCGTGTTCCCCGACGAGGTGCGGGAGCTACAGGCCGCGACGGCGGACCACGCCGGCGACGAGACGGGTGACGCCGGCGACGAGACGGACGGCGCGGGGAGGGACGAGGACGCCCCCGCCGACGCGTCGACGGAGTGGCGCGACGTCGCCCGTCCGATGCCGTACGGCCTCACCGACGGCGACGACGGCCCGGAGGGCGAGACGTTCGAGTGGGCGCTTCAGACGGACGCCTGCGGCGACTGCGTCTTCTACGAGGAGACGGAGACGGACGGCGAGACGACCGGCGCCTGCTCCGTCCACGCGGACCGCCCCCTCATCTGCGAGACGTATCCCTTCAGCGTCGCCCTCGACGGCACGAGCCAACCGATGGGCGAGGCCGTGGACAGCGTGACCCTGCCGGCGCGAGGGGACGCCGACGAGGCCGGCGACGCGGCCGAGACGGTCCGCGCGCACGAGTGTGAGGGCCTCGGCCGCGACATCTCCCGGGCCGACGCCGAGGAACTCGCGGCGGCGCTGAAGGAACGGGCGGTCCGGGAACTGACGGAGGCCGTCGGCGTCCGCGACACGTACGAACCCGCCCGGCCGGGCCCGGGAGAGGTGGTCGTCCACGACTCCGAGGGCGCCAAGCGCCCGGACGGGACGAGCGTGGACGACTGA